CTGCATAAAACCTCAAGCGTGAGAAAGCAATTGACAAGCCCCAAATAAGGGACATTCAACAAAGTTAACTCTTCAAAAGCATCAAGGTTATGGAAGATAAAAACACCGAGGAACTTCTACTgaagggaggatggggaggataAAGGACAACTGGATAGGAGGTGGAATCCTACAGGATCCTGGGACCGAACAGGAGCAGCACTGCACAAAGTGAAAATCGAGAAAAGTCCTTGGTTAACAGTAACATACTCATGATAGCAATTGTTTGACTTTACAAGATAAGGCAAGGAAGGGAGTTATGGAAactctccatactatttttctaacttttctatGTAtctaaaattagttcaaaataaagagattaaaaaaaaataagggtctTGCTTGCCACAGTAACTATGCTTGCTTGCATCACTCCCTTAGTTTTAAGCCATTATATTTTTCAAGTAATAATAAAGCCTCTGCCACCATGGTTTGAGGGGAGCCCCACACTGGCAAACAATTGGTGTAGATGGCCCCAAGATGCCTGCTGACCCCCTGTGCTGCCCTGCCGCCCCCACTCACCTGCCACTGGGATTCCTGTATCTTCCAGTCCATCTCATCTCTGCCCATGCTAAAGATGGCAACACCAGAAGGGTTATGAAACCCTTCCAAATAGTTCCTACACTGGAGCTCCCCAAGGTCAGGGCCAGGTTGCATTCATCTGTTCCACTGGGCCTAGCCTGGAGCCCAGAAGATGCTCCGGAAATGATGGCCAGCTCCAATCTACAGTGCTACCCTTACAGCTGTCAGCAAACCAACAATGTGCCTGGTTCATGGCAAATGTTTCTGGAAGCAGCCTCAGATACTTCCCCTATCACCAGCGCCAGGGTAACAGATCCTGCTGGTGTAAACTACCTGGAGCTGGCCAGTTCTGATCCAAATCAGAATCTCACACTCAGCTGGTGCTGAAGCTTCTAGGGCCCCTGCATGGGGTTGGGAGCACGGCAGGTGTTCTAGTATTTGtctgaatagatattttgttttcatttctggatTGTTCTCCCCCAAGAGAATCACCTGTGTGGCCACTCTATGCAGATCAGACTTCTTGCTGTCCTCAGCTACTCTCAAGCTCGAGAGAACAATGGACCTGGTTCTGGAGAGCTTTGATAATGTAATGGAAGAGCTGGGCATACAGGACACCTGGGCTAAGGTTTTGGCCCCTCTAAATTGTTCAATGTGGAACAACCAGCACACCCCTtcctgagcctgtttctccattttcattttttaaaggaaagtagaTAATCTCTGATGGTCTTTGCAATTCTCAGGTTCTAGAAGTGAAGGACAGAGCCCTTTCAGGGATTCTTCATCTCCCAAGCCAGTTCTACAGAGGACACTGAACTTGAGCCCTCAGCCAGGAAGTCAGGAAGCTGAAGCTTGGCTCTACAATTCCCCCAAGTTAGTGGGCTACTCATCACTGGCTCAGAGAGGGTCCAAGAAGTGGGATCTTCCTTTGCTGGGAATAGGCATGTATGTGAGGGAGAAGGCCTCAGGTTCCGCCCCCAAGAACTAGAGCAGAAAGCAGGCATTAAGGCTACCACTGGACACTCATTCTAGAACTGGGGCCAGGAACTGTGACTAAGTTCTATGGGTCTCACAGTGTTGCCACTTCCCCTATCATTCATCCCAGTAGCTACTCTGTAGGTATCCCTGCAGTGATAGGAGCAGGACAAGAACCCAGGAATTCCAAACATGGGGACTCTTGGGGTGGACAGGACCTCGGAGGTCACCAACTCCCCCTCCACCATCCTCAAAGGGCCCAGACGGGCAGAATGGTCCCCAGCATGGGCACTATTTACCCAACAGAGCACCCTTCTCTGACAATTCCTCCCAGTCACTGCCTCCAGCAACGCTCCTGACCTCCCCTCTTCCTGGTTCTACCTACTAGGCCCAACCTGGCTTTCCTGTCTGGGACTCTCTCCAGGAGCTTCCAAATGGAGCTCAGAACAGGAGACAGGAGGACTTCCAGTCTTCTATGAAGGCAGGATGTGGCAGTCCCAGGCAAGCACAAAAGCCTCCCACCCGCTCCCCACAGGCCAGCAAGCCAGCACTGACCAGCAAGCCCTGACAGCAGGTGCAGTACAAGGAGCGTTAGATGTGGGGTCTGGAGACCCCACTTCCAGCGCCACTCCACCTTAAACCTGCATGCCCTTGGCCAGGTTGAGTCCCCTTTCTGATCAATTTCTCTATGTGTAAGATGAGAGCAATTCCAAAAGGCCCCCAGGATGGTTGTGAGGCTCAATCTCCAGCCCAATACAAATGTTCACTGTTTCCCTGTTCTCAGAGGAGTCAAGGGGACACAGGAAAGCTGAAGGGCTGTCATGCATCTTCCTGCAAGGCCCCCCACGGAAATCCCAAAAACCACAAAATTAGAGCAAAGGGAAAATTCTGGCTTCCCGGCCCAACTCCTTAATCTCAAGAGGGGAGAgaatagacatagaaagagaacAGAGCTGACCCAAGGGCCTATAGCCAGTCAGAGGAAAGGTACCCCCCTTGGACCCGGGACTCCAAGCATGCAAGCCAGGTGGACTGCAGGAGGGAGTGTTTGCAGAGCCTGGGGGAAGAGCGGCAGCGAGAACACAGCAGATGGAAACAAACTGGGAAAGCCACATCCTAGGGCCACTTAGTGCAAGGGCAAGCCACCCCAAGGCTTAGCCACGCCAAAGCTACAACAGACAGCCGGTCATGATCACCACCTCAAGTCATCAAGATGTTAATTAAGCCACCACACCCTCTACTAAAGAAGACAAGGGTGTACATGACACATTTCGGAAGGTTTTCTATCCAACATCATTAAAACACAAGTCTTGGTGCTGAAAGGATAAAGTTCAGCgaccaggaatttttttttttttaagattttatttattcattcatgagagacacagagaggcagagaggcagagacactggcagagggagaagctggctccatgcagggagccctatgcggaacctgatcccgggtccccaggatcacaccttgggctgaaggtggtgctaaacccctgatccacccaggctgcccaggaaatTTTCTTAAACCCCGGCAGCTGAAGGCGACACTGCCTGCTCAGAAAGCCTCCCAGAGCACAGGGAAATCTGTCAGCCAAGGTTTTATCCGGATTGAGCAAGAGGCGATCTGAAACCACAtggtttccaaaataaaaaccacaCGTGTTCCACAAATTTTGATTTTGCTCCTCCGCCTGTTCTTTCCAGTGGCTACCAGTAAATAAGGCTGGTTCTCAGGCTTCCCTAGCCCATGGTGCCCCCAGCCCCGCTGCCCTCTGGGGAATGTCCACCTAATGCAATCAACATTTGTTCAGCTTGGAGAATCAAACCACAGCCCCTAGGGAGACAGAGTTGTCAAGTGTTTTCGACTGTCCTCGTTCGGCTGGGTTGAGAGGCCAGGTATTCATTAAGCCCCCTCCGTTCCATAAGAAACAGGTTAACTGATGAGGGCCACCCGACAAATAAGACATTGAGAAACCCTGTTTTTCAAAACAGGGAGGGATATGGCCATGTGAGTGAACTGTGCCTCTCCCAGGTCCTGAAAAGCTGGAGGAGCTAGAGATGAACACCCACTTCAGGAGGCAGGCCCCTTTGAGGCGGTTTCAACTAACCTAGCCGGTTGGCCTGGTTCCCTTCTTGGCTTACAACCAAGGCAAGGAGGGCAAGCAGCAACACGCATGGCCAGCAGCACAGGTGAGGCCATGTGGCCCAGCCACCGTCCCTTCTGAAACTTGCCTGGCCTGTGCCAGGGGGGCTCACTTTGGCAGTCTCTCGGGCCctcaggctggggagggagggacgcCAGAGAAATATCAGGGGAGACCAATGGGAGCCCCGTGCCAGAAGAAAGCAACAAAGCCTATTAAGTCACctggctcaatcccagaatcccagctATAGAACTATCTAGAAATGTGCCCCAAAATAATTTGTAAGAACTTAAGAAGCCCCAGGAGGCTCAGCAAAACCAACCTAGTAGAAGCAGCTCTAGCCCTGCTGATAACCACTCCGGGCTGGCAGAGAGCATACTTTTCTCTGAAGGATTCTGACCCACATATCAGAGAGGGCCTCACGGAACACTGGGTGGGGCTGACATAACACAGAGCCCTGCTTGCTAATGCCTAAGTGAAAATCCAGGGAGATGGCCAAGTGAAAGCTCCCATTCCCAGAAAGACCTCAGTTCACACACCCCCAGTCCCTAAAGGAGAAGATGCCCCTCCCATCTACGGATACCTCCACGCTATCCTTCAGGAAGTCTCGGTCTTCCCCCTCACTCCACCTGTAAGAGAGCTTCAAGATCTCCCCATGGGTCCCTCACAGCCTGCTCTGGGGCCTGGGTTTAATCCCAGCCATGCCACTTGCTGGCTGTCCTGCCAACCTCCATGTGCTCACCCGGCAGCTGAGGACACCATCTACCAGATGGCCATGAAGAGGATTACTGAACTCATCCACAACCTAGCTATGTGCACTTGGTGAAGGGCAGTCATCACTGTCTTACAGTTGCCAGCAAGGGCCTCTGAAacccacctttaaaaaaatgctagagGCTGATGTCAGCCTAGCCCAACGGGATGCTGCccccatggggggtgggggagccacgGGTCCGCTAGGGGCCCACAAGTCACTCTCTTGGGAACCAGCCCCCATCCGGGCTGCCATTCAGAACTCTCTGGCTGTCCCCCAAGTCCAGCACCTTCAATAATGCTCCCCAAGGAGCCACTCTTCAGTGACAGGTCTCCAGGAACCACCTGGAACAACCACCCCCCCACTGGCCACTCCAGGGCTCTCCCAACTTTTCGGTGGCCTCTGGTCCAGGTGGAGTCCAGGCTCatttccccatcctcccccagGTGCAGAGAGCTCTACAAGACACTGGGCCGATTGTGCCACCGTGGAAGCCATCCTGCTACCTGTTGCCACCTGCCACATACTCAGCATCTTGCTCTCTCAACTGTTAAGCACCAAAGCTGGGCTCACAGCCTTCCCCTGGATGAGTGGGAGGGGACTGAACCTTCCACACCTGTGTCTtcggtgcctggcacagaggagttGTCTATGAGATGTCCTCAGGTACATGGCAGAGCTATGTGGCACACAGGTATAGCTAAAAGGCCTTTATATGCTTTACAGAGAGCCTCTCAGGAGTGAAGGCAACTATCAGCACTCAGGTACCAGAGATCACCTAGACTCCATGAACCCAGACTGAGGAAGGCCAGCATGCAGGCGCCAGGTGGCACATGCAAAGGAGACGACACAGCATGGACGTCCAcggaggcagggcccaggccTGCAGGTATTTGGGCCATCTTCCCAGCTAACTCAAAGCAGAAAGCCAAGCCTGCTGACATGGCGCACAGGTGGACAAAATGACCCTCAATAACAAGAGATACCTGGCTCCACTGGCAGTGGACAATCCTGGGGGCTGGTGCTGCAGTCCCAGGTGGGAGAGGCTGGAGCGGTAGAGGGGCTGGCTCCCCAGGGAGGGGGGCGCCCCACCCCAGGGGTTGGCGGTGTTCAGCCTGGGTGCAGACCTAGCCCCAGAGAGGGAGGGCTTGCTGTATGGAGCAAAGGCCTGGTGGGCCCCAAAGACAATGGCGGTCCTGTGGGGGGGCTGAGGGACAGGGTACGCAGGGAGGTTGGTCATGGAGTGGCGGTAGCGGCCTGACACCGGGCCAGTTCCACCACCACTGAGGCACTGATGGCAAGAGCAGGCAACTCCCGTGTGGCCTGGTGGAGCAATGATGGTGGTCACTGGGTACGGGGTTCCTGCTTGGCGCCGCACACTGCGGCAGAAGCTTGAAGTTTTGTTGGTCTGCGTGTGAGTGGCATAGTTGACGGTATAGTTGTACCCCAGGGGAGCCAAGTCCACAAGTTGGTTGCCCCTGGCCATCTGTTGCTCCAGGAAGTCACAGACACTGGCTTCATAAGCCGTCCAGGAACCGTCGTCACTCAGCCACTCCCAGACAATGCCCCGGCCGGGGGCCGACTGCTGGGGGAACAGGTGCCTGCGCACAGCCCGCATGGTGCCTGTTCGAAGAGGAGGAGGACACATGAATGGTGAATCTCCTagccccccaaaacaaaaagagtaaaaaatttttttctacaaacAAAATAAGCCAGCATGGTCACAGTATGAATAGACAAGAGTCATGCTGTTATTTGAACAAAAGGCTGGCACCAGTTATTCTTCCCAAATTTTGGGTAGAAAGGGCAGAAAACTCTCTCTAGGTAAAGAAACTGGGGGAGCGcgtggtggctcagtcagttgagcatctgtctttggcgcaggtcatgatctcagagtcctggaatcagtctggagttgggctccctgctcagtggagagcctgcttcttccctctccctctgccccagctcatgctcactcatatgcgctctctctcaaacgaaagggagggagggagggagggagggaggaaggaaggaaggaaggaaagaaggaaggaaacaaacaaacttggCCTAAAGGGATCTACATGGCAGATGGGGATCTGTGCTCCTTGGCAGGAGTGGGGGATGCTAGGAACTTAGGTCAAAGAACAGctgtggggaatccctgggtggctcagcggttaagtgcctgccttcggcccagggcgtcattctggagtcctgggatcgagtcccacatcaggctccctgcatggagcctgcctctccctctgcctgcctgtctctctctctcgctctctctctccctctgtgtgtgtgtgtctctcatgaatgaataaataaaatctttaaaaaaaaaaaaaaaagaacagctgtGGCTCAGACtccaggctttttcttttcttttcttttaagattttatttattcatgagagacacagagagaggcaggcagagacagaggcagagggagaagcaggctccatgcagggaggctgatgtgagactcgatcctggaactgtgggatctgagctgaaggcagatgctcaaccactgagccacccaggcgtcccaaggatttttcaaaatacttgtaATGATGCCTCTTTTTTGCTCAGGGAAGTGTCTCTGTCCCACCAGGAAGCTCTGCAGCCATGGACAAGATCAGAAGTGGCATGATAAACAGTACAAGAAAGCCTATTTGGGCACAGCCCTGAAGACCAACCCTTTTGGAGGCATTTCCCATGCAAAAGGAATTGTGCTGGAAAAAGTAGGGGTTGAAGTCAAGCAGCCAAATTCTGCCATCAGGAAGTGTGCTGGGGTCCAGCTGatcaagaatgggaaaaaaaaaaaaaatcactgcctttGTACTCTTTATGGttgtttgaattttattgagGAAAATTATGAGGTTCTGGTTGCTGGATTTGGTCACAAAGGTCATGCTGTGGATGACATTCCTGGAATTGGCATTAAGGTTGTCAAAGTAGACAATGCCTCTCTTTTGGTCTTATACGAAGGCAAGAAGGAAAGACGAAGATCCTCAGTTTTGATGGTGAAAACACAACAGTAAATtttcatttaccaaaaaaatatatttctaatgatGAAAAATAGGTAgcctcacttaaaaaaaacaataaactgaaaaatatatatataaaattaaaccaTCTATAATCCAACCATCAAGACTAACCAAACAGCTTGTATCACCATGCATTCCTCCCATCTGGTCTCCTAGGCATCTACCCTTAGGAAGCTGACAATCACACTGAAAAATTTTCCAGACTATTTTCTTATATTAGGCCATGAGTATTTCTTATATCTCTAAAACTTTATAAAgctcattattcattttttacatAAGTCCCTTACCTGGGTGTAACAATCCCTTTGACTTCTCAAGTAGCAACTATTGGGAAACACCCAGTGGTTAGCTTATATTCTTAATAAACCAAACCTGAAGATTACagagcaaaagaagagaaataatttggGCCATGTTTCCAATAGCACTTGCCAAAAGATGATCATCAAATTCACTTCTACTGGTCTCCTGATCTCCACCCTTGCCTCCATGGCAGCCACAGGGATACTCCTCACCTCCAAATCAGATTACGGCACTCCTCTGCCCAAATCCTCCTAAGGTTCCTCCTTTCAGGATAAAAGTCAAAGTCCCTTCAAGGGACAACCTGCCCCTCCCTCGGGCCTGTCTTTGTTCCTTCCTTGTGACCTGGCCACTCAAGTTCAAACTTCGTCCTCTCACAACACTACAGTTCCATTCCCTGATTAACACTCACTgtgactgggatgcctgggtggctcattgtttgggcgtctgcctttggctgaggacctgattccaggatcctgggatcaagtcccacatcaggttccctgcatggagcctggttccctctctacctgtgtgtctctgcctctctgtgtgtctctcatgaataaataaataaaatctttaaaaaaaaaatctccaacacTGTCAAACGTCCTGGGGGACAAAAtcacccccagttgagaacccCTGGGTGAGAAGGACAGGGCATGGCTCTGGGAGGAAGCTGGTGATCCCATTCTCAGTAATATTGatcaaaacccacaaaaaacctACACATGAGCATAATAAGAGAGTGAAATTACCTGCGTAACTAGGTCACGCAGATAGTGCAGTGAAGGCAGAAGTCATCACTAGGCCCTCTTTATCAGCACACACACTAATTCCACGCCAGCCTGTCTGCAAGACCCTCTAATCACTGCAGGTGGAAGCAGGCATTTGAGGTTTGGGAAACAAGGGGGAAGGGGCTATGAGGGCCTATGCACTCTGCTCTTGAGGCACTCCCTACCAGTGAGAGGTACATCTCATACTGTAGTACCTGGTACCACTCATGGCACCTGCCTCCCAAATGAGTGCATTTCAGGGACAGAATGAAGCTCTGAGAGTCATTCCTATATACAACCCCAACACAGGCACTCTGACACATATTAGAGACAAGAAGTATCTTACCAGTGTCCTGGCGGAACTGGGTCCAGCTGGGGAGGTCAATGATATAAGGCGCCAGCGAGGGGTCAGCTTGGCCTAAGGGGATGCTGTGGGCCAGGCTCCCCAGCCCGAAGCGCTGGCCTTTCTGCTGGACAAACTGCTGCTCAATGTAGCTGCAGACGGTGGCACTGTAGGGATGCCAGGTGCCCAGCCCATCCTGCCATTCCCACACAGCCACTGCCACGGGACTGGTGTACACCTGAGCCAGGGAAGGGCTTGGGGCCATGGCCATCTTCCCCAAGATTCCCTCTTCTTTCCCAAATGCTTTCAGACCACTCTGGGTTGGAGTCTCAGGATCATTGCCCAGTGCTTCCAGCAGACCTGTAAATAGGACAAACAGTTAACAACACACATAGTGTCCCTGAGAGTCAGCCTGAGAGCAGGGAGAGAAAAATGCTACTTTTTCacaataattttttcttctaataccTTAAAAACATGGTGAATCAATACCTGATCCTGTTTATTTGCTCAGGCAGCGAGGAAGAATTCAGTCAA
The sequence above is drawn from the Canis lupus baileyi chromosome 8, mCanLup2.hap1, whole genome shotgun sequence genome and encodes:
- the LOC140637727 gene encoding small ribosomal subunit protein uS12-like, whose translation is MPLFCSGKCLCPTRKLCSHGQDQKWHDKQYKKAYLGTALKTNPFGGISHAKGIVLEKVGVEVKQPNSAIRKCAGVQLIKNGKKKKNHCLCTLYGCLNFIEENYEVLVAGFGHKGHAVDDIPGIGIKVVKVDNASLLVLYEGKKERRRSSVLMVKTQQ
- the DTX2 gene encoding probable E3 ubiquitin-protein ligase DTX2 isoform X4, which produces MAMAPSPSLAQVYTSPVAVAVWEWQDGLGTWHPYSATVCSYIEQQFVQQKGQRFGLGSLAHSIPLGQADPSLAPYIIDLPSWTQFRQDTGTMRAVRRHLFPQQSAPGRGIVWEWLSDDGSWTAYEASVCDFLEQQMARGNQLVDLAPLGYNYTVNYATHTQTNKTSSFCRSVRRQAGTPYPVTTIIAPPGHTGVACSCHQCLSGGGTGPVSGRYRHSMTNLPAYPVPQPPHRTAIVFGAHQAFAPYSKPSLSGARSAPRLNTANPWGGAPPSLGSQPLYRSSLSHLGLQHQPPGLSTASGASASLPSGPVSSPGSIPAAVPMQMQMPKPSRVQQALAGGTPKPEPEQVIKKYTEELKMASDEDCIICMEKLSVVSGYSDVTHSKTIGPVAVGRLAKCSHAFHLLCLLAMYCNGNKGPEHPNPGKPFTARGFPRQCYLPDNAQGRKVLELLKVAWKRRLIFTVGTSSTTGETDTVVWNEIHHKTEMDRNVTGHGYPDPNYLQNVLAELAAQGVTEDCLEQP
- the DTX2 gene encoding probable E3 ubiquitin-protein ligase DTX2 isoform X2; amino-acid sequence: MAMAPSPSLAQVYTSPVAVAVWEWQDGLGTWHPYSATVCSYIEQQFVQQKGQRFGLGSLAHSIPLGQADPSLAPYIIDLPSWTQFRQDTGTMRAVRRHLFPQQSAPGRGIVWEWLSDDGSWTAYEASVCDFLEQQMARGNQLVDLAPLGYNYTVNYATHTQTNKTSSFCRSVRRQAGTPYPVTTIIAPPGHTGVACSCHQCLSGGGTGPVSGRYRHSMTNLPAYPVPQPPHRTAIVFGAHQAFAPYSKPSLSGARSAPRLNTANPWGGAPPSLGSQPLYRSSLSHLGLQHQPPGLSTASGASASLPSGPVSSPGSIPAAVPMQMQMPKPSRVQQALAGGTPKPEPEQVIKKYTEELKMASDEDCIICMEKLSVVSGYSDVTHSKTIGPVAVGRLAKCSHAFHLLCLLAMYCNGNKDGSLQCPSCKTIYGEKTGTQPRGKMEVFKFQVSLPGHEDCGTILIVYNIPHGIQGPEHPNPGKPFTARGFPRQCYLPDNAQGRKVLELLKVAWKRRLIFTVGTSSTTGETDTVVWNEIHHKTEMDRNVTGHGYPDPNYLQNVLAELAAQGVTEDCLEQP
- the DTX2 gene encoding probable E3 ubiquitin-protein ligase DTX2 isoform X3, with the protein product MAMAPSPSLAQVYTSPVAVAVWEWQDGLGTWHPYSATVCSYIEQQFVQQKGQRFGLGSLAHSIPLGQADPSLAPYIIDLPSWTQFRQDTGTMRAVRRHLFPQQSAPGRGIVWEWLSDDGSWTAYEASVCDFLEQQMARGNQLVDLAPLGYNYTVNYATHTQTNKTSSFCRSVRRQAGTPYPVTTIIAPPGHTGVACSCHQCLSGGGTGPVSGRYRHSMTNLPAYPVPQPPHRTAIVFGAHQAFAPYSKPSLSGARSAPRLNTANPWGGAPPSLGSQPLYRSSLSHLGLQHQPPGLSTASGASASLPSGPVSSPGSIPAAVPMQMQMPKPSRVQQALAGMTSILMSAIGLPVCLSRAPQPASPPASCLASKSHSSVKRLRKMSMKGGTPKPEPEQVIKKYTEELKMASDEDCIICMEKLSVVSGYSDVTHSKTIGPVAVGRLAKCSHAFHLLCLLAMYCNGNKGPEHPNPGKPFTARGFPRQCYLPDNAQGRKVLELLKVAWKRRLIFTVGTSSTTGETDTVVWNEIHHKTEMDRNVTGHGYPDPNYLQNVLAELAAQGVTEDCLEQP